A region from the Drosophila takahashii strain IR98-3 E-12201 chromosome 2L, DtakHiC1v2, whole genome shotgun sequence genome encodes:
- the RanGAP gene encoding ran GTPase-activating protein: MAMSNFNFASMAAQLGQEQGISFQDKACTWDTAADVQDVVDALNKQTTVHYLNLDGNTLGVEAAKAIGEGLKRHPEFRKALWKNLFTRRLKSEIPEALKHLGAALNVAGAKLTVLDLSDNALGPNGMRGLEEFLRSPACYSLQELLLYNCGLGPEGGSMLSKALIDLHANAKKAGSPLQLRVFLGSRNRLENAGAKSLAAAFKTLKTFEEITLQQNSIYFEGVEALAEAYKENPHLRVLNMNDNTLRSTGAEKIAEILPFLPMLRELNFGDCLIRTNGAYHFGEALENSNDQLEVVELGYNEINSDGGMVLVSAMQNKPKLRFFGLDGNNFGHEGSEQIINEMNKLPTAAALQPFEEMNSEDDESGDEEGEEEADYDEDEDYDEHEHANDTTEEADEDDEEYNALAEETAYVTTNAYTTKLFNDTNANSSDTFAVANKTISQKCTPEEFCLSQTPCSQQQFDSLDQDNKLEALQSIVNQFTGDNHLLLLVFTTLKCAHLSQSSKAALDLAVSLYQAVFDYAIETKQETRVVNYVLMQLRLLRCEEPFKSDYDVKGCRFALREALKQPKFANDNIKNSFKTFLESVDV; this comes from the exons ATGGCCATGTCCAACTTCAACTTCGCCAGCATGGCAGCCCAACTGGGCCAGGAGCAGGGCATTTCCTTCCAGGACAAGGCGTGCACCTGGGACACAGCAGCCGATG TCCAAGACGTGGTGGATGCCCTCAACAAACAGACCACGGTGCACTACCTCAATCTGGACGGGAATACGCTGGGCGTGGAGGCGGCCAAGGCGATTGGCGAGGGTCTGAAGCGTCACCCGGAGTTCCGGAAGGCGTTGTGGAAGAACCTCTTCACGCGTCGCCTCAAATCGGAGATTCCAGAGGCGCTAAAGCACCTGGGTGCCGCTCTAAATGTGGCCGGAGCCAAGCTGACTGTGCTGGATCTCAGCGACAATGCCCTGGGACCGAATGGCATGCGCGGACTGGAGGAGTTCCTGCGATCACCTGCCTGCTACTCGCTGCAGGAGCTGCTCCTCTACAACTGCGGCCTGGGTCCCGAGGGCGGCAGCATGCTGTCCAAGGCCCTGATCGATCTGCATGCCAATGCCAAGAAGGCGGGATCCCCGCTCCAGCTGCGTGTCTTTCTGGGCTCTCGTAATCGTCTCGAGAATGCGGGCGCCAAGTCCCTGGCTGCCGCCTTTAAGACCCTCAAGACCTTCGAGGAGATTACCCTGCAGCAGAACTCCATTTACTTTGAGGGGGTCGAGGCTTTGGCCGAAGCCTACAAGGAGAACCCACATCTGCGGGTGCTAAACATGAACGACAACACGCTGAGATCCACGGGAGCCGAGAAGATCGCAGAGATTCTGCCCTTCTTGCCAAT GCTGCGGGAATTGAACTTTGGCGACTGCCTGATCCGTACAAATGGCGCCTATCACTTCGGCGAGGCTCTGGAGAACTCCAACGATCAACTGGAGGTTGTCGAGCTGGGCTACAATGAAATTAACAGCGATGGCGGCATGGTCCTGGTGTCCGCCATGCAAAACAAGCCCAAGCTTCGTTTCTTTGGGCTTGATGGCAATAACTTTGGTCACGAAGGCTCTGAGCAAATAATCAACGAAATGAACAAGTTGCCTACTGCTGCTGCCCTACAACCGTTCGAGGAAATGAATTCAGAGGACGATGAATCGGGCGACGAGGAAGGGGAGGAGGAGGCTGACtatgatgaggatgaggactACGATGAGCACGAGCATGCCAACGATACCACCGAGGAAGCCGACGAGGATGACGAGGAGTATAACGCCCTGGCCGAGGAGACTGCCTATGTCACCACCAATGCCTACACAACCAAG cTTTTCAATGACACCAACGCGAACTCCAGCGATACTTTTGCGGTTGCTAACAAGACAATCAGTCAGAAATGCACGCCCGAGGAGTTCTGCTTGAGCCAGACGCCCTGTTCGCAGCAGCAGTTCGACTCGCTGGATCAGGATAACAAGTTAGAGGCACTGCAGTCCATTGTCAAC CAATTCACCGGCGACAACCACTTGCTGCTGCTCGTCTTTACCACTTTGAAGTGCGCCCATTTGTCGCAATCGTCGAAAGCTGCTTTGGACCTGGCCGTCTCCCTATACCAGGCCGTTTTTGACTACGCCATTGAGACGAAGCAGGAGACCCGTGTGGTCAACTATGTGCTGATGCAGCTGCGTCTGCTTCGCTGCGAGGAGCCATTCAAATCGGACTACGATGTCAAGGGATGTCGCTTCGCACTGCGCGAGGCCCTCAAGCAACCGAAGTTCGCCAACGACAACATAAAGAATTCCTTTAAGACCTTCCTAGAGAGTGTCGATGTGTAA
- the Top2 gene encoding DNA topoisomerase 2 — MENGSKGAMSIEQMYQKKSQLEHILLRPDSYIGSVEFTKELMWVYDSSQNRMVQREIAFVPGLYKIFDEILVNAADNKQRDKSMNTIKIDIDPERNVVSVWNNGQGIPVTMHKEQKMYVPTMIFGHLLTSSNYNDDEKKVTGGRNGYGAKLCNIFSTSFTVETATKEYRKSFKQTWGNNMGKASDVQIKDFSGTDYTRITFSPDLAKFKMETLDADIVALMSRRAYDVAASSKGVSVFLNGNKLAVRNFKDYIDLHIKSTDEDSGPPIKIVHEVANERWEVACCPSDRGFQQVSFVNSIATYKGGRHVDHVVDNLIKQLLEVLKKKNKGGINIKPFQVRNHLWVFVNCLIENPTFDSQTKENMTLQQKGFGSKCTLSDKFINNMSKSGIVESVLAWAKFKAQNDIAKTGGRKSSKIKGIPKLEDANEAGGKNSINCTLILTEGDSAKSLAVSGLGVIGRNFYGVFPLRGKLLNVREANFKQLSENAEINNLCKIIGLQYKKKYLTEDDLKTLRYGKVMIMTDQDQDGSHIKGLLINFIHTNWPELLRLPFLEEFITPIVKATKKNEELSFYSLPEFEEWKNDTANHHTYNIKYYKGLGTSTSKEAKEYFQDMERHRILFKYDGSVDDESIVMAFSKKHIESRKVWLTNHMDEVKRRKELGLPERYLYTKGTKYVSYADFINLELVLFSNADNERSIPSLVDGLKPGQRKVMFTCFKRNDKREVKVAQLSGSVAEMSAYHHGEVSLQMTIVNLAQNFVGANNINLLEPRGQFGTRLTGGKDSASARYIFTLMSPLTRLIFHPLDDPLLDYQVDDGQKIEPLWYLPIIPMVLINGAEGIGTGWSTKIANHNPREIMRNLKKMINGEEPVAMHPWYKNFNGRMEYVSDGRYVQTGNIQILPSNKVEITELPVGVWTQNYKENVLEPLASGTEKVKAIVSDYREYHTDTTVRFVITFAPGEFERIQAEEGGFYRVFKLTTTLSTNQMHAFDQNNCLRRFPTSIDILKEFFTLRREYYARRKDFLVGQLTAQADRLSDQARFILEKCEKKLVVENKQRKAMCDELVKRGYRPDPVKEWQRRIKMEDAEPANEEDDEEEEAAAPSSSSKVKKEKEVDPEKAFKKLTDVKKFDYLLGMSMWMLTEEKKNELLKQRDAKLAELENLRKKTPELLWLDDLDALEAKLNEVEEKERLEEQGINLKTAKAMKGQKAAAGKGRKAKATGTAAGTGDIYPDPEGEPVEFKVTEDIVKKMALAAKAAQKEPKKPKEPKEPKEAKVKKEPKGKQVKADPDASGGEEVDEFDAMVEGGTKASPKAKKAAVKKEPAEKKPRQKKENGGGLKQSKIDFSKAKSKKSDDDSVEEVTPRADRPGRRQASKKIDYSSLFSDEEEGGGNVGSDDAASASDGDTPKRPAKRSREEDNSGGGAKKKAPPKKRRAVIESDDDEVEFDDDGDDSDFEC; from the exons ATGGAGAACGGAAGCAAAGGCGCCATGTCCATCGAACAGATGTACCAGAAGAAGTCGCAGCTGGAGCACATCCTGCTGCGCCCGGACTCGTACATCGGGTCCGTGGAGTTCACCAAGGAGCTGATGTGGGTGTACGACAGCTCGCAGAATCGAATGGTTCAGCGGGAGATCGCTTTTGTGCCCGGCCTGTACAAGATCTTCGACGAGATCCTCGTGAATGCGGCCGACAACAAGCAGCGCGACAAGAGCATGAACACCATCAAGATCGACATCGATCCGGAGCGGAATGTGGTGTCCGTGTGGAACAACGGCCAGGGTATTCCGGTGACCATGCACAAGGAGCAGAAGATGTACGTGCCCACGATGATCTTCGGTCACCTGCTGACCTCCTCGAACTACAACGATGACGAGAAGAAGGTCACCGGCGGCAGGAACGGCTACGGAGCGAAACTCTGCAACATATTCTCCACCAGCTTCACCGTGGAGACGGCCACGAAGGAGTACAGGAAGAGCTTCAAGCAGACCTGGGGCAACAACATGGGCAAGGCCTCGGATGTGCAG ATCAAGGACTTTAGTGGCACCGACTACACTCGCATCACATTCAGTCCCGATCTGGCCAAGTTCAAGATGGAAACGCTCGACGCAGACATTGTGGCTCTGATGTCCCGACGTGCCTACGATGTGGCCGCCTCGTCCAAGGGCGTTTCCGTCTTCCTCAACGGCAACAAGCTGGCCGTGCGCAACTTCAAGGACTACATCGACCTACACATCAAGAGCACGGACGAAGACTCCGGTCCGCCCATTAAGATCGTTCACGAGGTGGCCAACGAGCGCTGGGAGGTGGCCTGCTGTCCCTCGGACCGCGGCTTCCAGCAGGTCTCGTTCGTCAACTCGATAGCCACCTACAAGGGTGGTCGGCATGTGGACCATGTGGTGGACAATCTCATCAAGCAGCTGCTCGAGGtgctgaagaagaagaacaagGGCGGCATCAACATCAAGCCCTTCCAGGTGCGCAATCATCTGTGGGTTTTCGTCAATTGTCTGATTGAGAACCCCACATTCGACTCGCAAACCAAGGAGAACATGACGCTGCAACAGAAGGGCTTCGGCTCCAAGTGCACCCTGTCCGATAAGTTCATCAACAACATGTCCAAGTCGGGCATTGTGGAATCCGTGCTGGCGTGGGCCAAGTTCAAGGCCCAGAACGACATTGCCAAGACGGGCGGTCGCAAGTCGAGCAAAATAAAGGGCATTCCCAAGCTGGAGGATGCTAACGAGGCGGGGGGCAAAAATTCTATTAACTGCACCCTCATCCTCACCGAGGGAGACTCAGCCAAATCCTTGGCTGTTTCCGGTCTGGGCGTCATTGGCCGCAATTTCTACGGAGTCTTCCCGCTTAGGGGAAAACTTCTCAACGTGCGAGAGGCTAATTTCAAGCAGCTGTCCGAGAATGCCGAGATCAACAACTTGTGCAAGATCATCGGTTTGCAGTACAAAAAGAAGTATCTCACCGAAGATGATCTAAAGACGCTGCGCTACGGCAAGGTGATGATCATGACAGATCAGGATCAGGACGGCTCGCACATCAAGGGTCTGCTGATCAACTTTATCCACACCAATTGGCCGGAGCTGCTGCGTCTGCCCTTTCTGGAGGAATTTATTACCCCAATTGTGAAGGCAACGAAGAAGAACGAGGAGCTCTCGTTCTACTCACTGCCCGAGTTTGAGGAGTGGAAGAACGATACGGCCAACCACCACACGTACAATATCAAGTACTATAAGGGTCTGGGTACTTCGACCTCCAAGGAGGCGAAGGAGTACTTCCAGGACATGGAGCGCCATCGCATCCTGTTCAAGTACGATGGCTCGGTGGATGATGAGAGCATTGTAATGGCCTTCTCCAAGAAGCACATTGAGTCGCGGAAGGTGTGGCTGACCAACCACATGGACGAGGTGAAGCGGCGCAAGGAGCTGGGATTGCCGGAGCGCTATCTCTACACCAAGGGCACCAAGTACGTCTCCTATGCGGACTTTATCAACCTGGAGTTGGTACTGTTCTCCAATGCGGACAACGAGCGCTCCATTCCCAGTCTGGTGGACGGTTTGAAGCCGGGTCAGCGCAAGGTGATGTTCACCTGCTTCAAGAGGAACGACAAGCGAGAGGTGAAGGTGGCCCAGCTGTCGGGTTCGGTGGCCGAGATGTCGGCCTATCACCACGGTGAGGTTTCGCTGCAGATGACCATCGTTAATCTGGCCCAGAACTTTGTGGGCGCCAACAATATTAATCTGCTGGAGCCGCGCGGTCAGTTCGGTACTCGCTTGACGGGTGGCAAAGATTCCGCCAGCGCTCGTTACATTTTTACTTTGATGTCTCCCCTAACGCGACTCATCTTTCATCCCCTGGACGATCCGCTGCTGGACTACCAGGTGGATGATGGCCAGAAGATCGAGCCTCTGTGGTACCTGCCCATCATACCGATGGTGCTGATCAACGGAGCCGAGGGCATCGGAACCGGCTGGTCCACGAAGATAGCGAATCACAATCCCCGCGAGATAATGCGCAACTTGAAGAAGATGATCAACGGCGAAGAGCCGGTGGCGATGCATCCGTGGTACAAGAATTTCAATGGACGCATGGAGTACGTATCGGATGGCCGGTATGTGCAGACGGGAAACATCCAAATACTGCCCAGCAACAAGGTGGAAATCACCGAACTGCCTGTGGGCGTCTGGACGCAGAACTACAAGGAGAACGTGCTGGAGCCGCTGGCGAGTGGCACCGAAAAGGTCAAGGCAATTGTATCCGATTACAGGGAGTACCATACGGACACCACCGTGCGCTTCGTAATTACCTTTGCGCCAGGGGAATTTGAACGAATTCAAGCCGAGGAGGGTGGTTTCTATCGGGTGTTCAAACTCACAACGACGCTCTCCACCAACCAAATGCACGCTTTCGATCAGAACAACTGCCTGCGACGATTCCCCACCTCGATCGACATCCTCAAGGAGTTCTTCACGCTGCGCCGTGAATACTACGCCCGCCGCAAGGACTTCTTGGTGGGCCAGCTGACGGCGCAGGCGGATCGGCTCAGTGACCAGGCGCGCTTTATTCTCGAGAAGTGCGAGAAGAAGCTGGTGGTGGAGAACAAGCAGCGAAAGGCCATGTGCGATGAGCTGGTGAAGCGTGGCTACCGTCCCGATCCCGTCAAGGAGTGGCAGCGTCGCATCAAGATGGAGGATGCCGAGCCGGCCAACGAGGAGGACgacgaagaggaggaggcAGCAGCTCCCAGCAGCAGTTCAAAGGTCAAGAAGGAGAAGGAAGTCGATCCGGAAAAGGCCTTCAAGAAGCTCACCGATGTCAAGAAGTTCGACTACCTGCTGGGCATGTCCATGTGGATGCTGACGGAGGAGAAAAAGAACGAGCTGCTCAAACAGCGCGACGCCAAGCTGGCCGAACTCGAGAATCTGCGCAAGAAAACGCCGGAGCTGCTCTGGCTGGACGATTTGGATGCTCTTGAAGCGAAGCTCAATGAGGTGGAAGAGAAGGAGCGCCTCGAGGAGCAGGGCATCAATCTGAAGACTGCCAAGGCGATGAAGGGTCAGAAGGCAGCTGCCGGCAAGGGCAGGAAGGCTAAGGCAACTGGAACCGCTGCGGGCACAGGAGACATATATCCCGATCCCGAGGGAGAGCCTGTGGAATTCAAGGTGACCGAGGATATAGTCAAGAAAATGGCCCTGGCTGCTAAGGCGGCCCAGAAAGAGCCAAAGAAACCAAAGGAACCTAAAGAACCCAAGGAGGCCAAGGTGAAGAAGGAGCCCAAGGGCAAGCAGGTCAAGGCCGATCCCGATGCCAGCGGCGGCGAGGAGGTGGACGAGTTTGATGCCATGGTCGAGGGCGGCACGAAAGCCTCGCCCAAGGCCAAAAAGGCGGCTGTCAAGAAGGAGCCGGCTGAGAAGAAGCCGCGTCAAAAGAAGGAGAACGGCGGCGGGCTCAAGCAGAGCAAAATAGATTTCAGCAAAGCCAAG TCCAAAAAGAGCGACGACGATTCAGTGGAAGAGGTAACTCCTCGGGCAGATCGGCCTGGTCGTCGGCAGGCCAGCAAGAAGATAGACTACAGCTCTCTGTTctccgacgaggaggagggcgGTGGCAACGTGGGATCCGATGATGCTGCCAGTGCCAGTGATGGCGATACGCCCAAGCGTCCAGCCAAGCGTAGTCGAGAGGAGGATAACAGCGGAGGAGGAGCCAAGAAGAAGGCACCGCCGAAGAAGCGGCGCGCCGTCATCGAAAGCGATGATGATGAAGTTGAATTCGATGATGATGGGGATGATTCTGATTTCGAGTGTTAG